From the genome of Gemmatimonas phototrophica, one region includes:
- a CDS encoding TetR/AcrR family transcriptional regulator: MTDQPVSTETLTRRRDPEARPQQILDAAFHEFGERGLAGARLDDIAKRAGVAKGTIYLYFPNKEALFREMVHSTIVTAIATGEAQRDEWGPNDSAESLLRLLGTAWWEFLRTERVMTLHRLVMAELKQFPDLVAFYANEVIARGRRLVSAIIARGVERGEFRPVDATIAARMYSAIWMSHATWAANRDLHPALGTDYQVLEQMLDFYLHSLKPTAS; encoded by the coding sequence ATGACTGACCAGCCAGTCAGTACCGAAACGCTCACGCGCCGGCGGGATCCGGAGGCGCGCCCCCAGCAGATCCTCGACGCCGCCTTCCATGAATTCGGGGAGCGCGGGCTCGCCGGCGCTCGCCTCGACGACATCGCCAAGCGCGCCGGTGTGGCCAAGGGCACCATCTACCTCTACTTCCCCAACAAGGAAGCGCTGTTTCGGGAGATGGTGCACAGCACCATCGTGACCGCCATTGCCACCGGTGAAGCGCAACGCGACGAGTGGGGCCCCAACGACTCCGCCGAATCGCTGCTGCGACTCCTGGGGACCGCGTGGTGGGAGTTCCTGCGCACCGAGCGCGTCATGACGCTGCATCGACTGGTCATGGCCGAACTCAAGCAGTTTCCGGATCTCGTGGCGTTCTACGCCAACGAAGTCATTGCCCGCGGGCGCCGACTGGTCTCGGCCATCATCGCGCGCGGCGTGGAGCGCGGCGAGTTCCGCCCGGTAGATGCCACCATTGCCGCCCGCATGTACTCGGCCATCTGGATGTCGCACGCCACCTGGGCCGCCAATCGCGACCTGCACCCTGCCCTGGGGACCGACTACCAGGTGCTCGAGCAAATGCTCGATTTCTATCTGCATTCCCTGAAACCAACGGCCAGCTGA
- a CDS encoding peptidylprolyl isomerase yields MAKLATFETNKGTIVAELFAGEAPITVENFEKLANSGFYDGIKFHRVIADFVVQGGCPHTKDGKGPVGTGGPGWRIKCETAGNPHKHKVGALSMAHAGKDTGGSQFFMVLSESNTRHLNGVHTVFGQITSGLDLLPSIAQNDHMVSVRVADAE; encoded by the coding sequence GTGGCCAAGTTGGCAACTTTTGAGACGAACAAGGGCACCATTGTCGCCGAGCTGTTTGCCGGCGAGGCGCCCATTACGGTTGAGAACTTTGAGAAGCTGGCCAATAGCGGCTTCTATGATGGCATCAAGTTTCACCGCGTGATTGCCGACTTTGTGGTGCAGGGAGGCTGCCCGCACACCAAGGATGGCAAGGGTCCGGTGGGTACGGGCGGCCCGGGGTGGCGCATCAAGTGCGAAACCGCTGGCAATCCGCACAAGCACAAGGTGGGCGCGCTCTCCATGGCGCACGCCGGCAAGGACACGGGCGGCAGCCAGTTCTTCATGGTGCTCAGCGAGTCCAACACCCGCCACCTCAATGGCGTGCACACCGTGTTCGGCCAGATCACGTCGGGACTGGACCTGTTGCCGTCCATCGCACAGAATGATCACATGGTATCGGTCCGCGTGGCCGACGCCGAGTAA
- a CDS encoding sugar transferase, whose amino-acid sequence MLRLWDAPFIDQDVSVREVGVNPDLVRAANVAFAGALMVLTLPVLLLAMLAVRLTSRGPVIYRQVRVGLDRRTRGNQSECRRGENIGGRPFTIYKLRTMVVDAEQGTGAVWATSNDPRITPVGSFLRATRIDELPQLWNVLRGDMNLVGPRPERPSIVMMLKDEVDGYTLRHRVRPGITGLAQVSQAYDSNVDDVRRKVSFDLTYLNQRALSTDIKILARTVPVILKRFGAN is encoded by the coding sequence ATGCTGCGCCTTTGGGACGCTCCATTTATTGATCAGGACGTGTCGGTGCGTGAAGTGGGGGTAAATCCGGACCTTGTCCGGGCCGCAAACGTGGCGTTCGCGGGAGCGCTCATGGTGCTCACACTGCCCGTGTTGCTGCTGGCCATGCTGGCCGTGCGTCTCACGTCACGTGGGCCGGTGATTTACCGGCAGGTGCGGGTTGGGCTGGACCGGCGCACGCGAGGCAACCAGTCGGAATGCCGTCGTGGTGAGAACATAGGTGGCCGTCCCTTCACGATTTACAAGCTGCGCACGATGGTCGTGGACGCGGAACAGGGGACCGGCGCGGTGTGGGCCACCTCGAACGATCCGCGCATCACACCGGTCGGGTCGTTCCTGCGGGCGACCCGTATTGATGAGCTGCCGCAGCTGTGGAACGTGCTGCGCGGGGACATGAACCTGGTGGGTCCGCGCCCGGAGCGCCCGAGCATCGTGATGATGCTCAAGGACGAGGTGGACGGGTACACCCTGCGCCACCGCGTGCGCCCCGGCATTACCGGGCTGGCCCAGGTGTCGCAGGCATACGACAGCAATGTGGACGACGTGCGTCGGAAAGTGAGTTTTGACCTCACCTATCTCAACCAGCGGGCCCTGAGCACGGACATCAAGATCCTGGCCCGCACAGTCCCGGTCATCCTCAAGCGGTTCGGGGCGAACTGA
- the nth gene encoding endonuclease III encodes MARASNSSPRQPLSVKKPAKAATKSKGPSKAAPVVPKTRKTSKTYGLKPSQRAAPVAKSPRTKADKKQVAAVVLERLKAEYPDAHCELDHTNAFELLCATILSAQCTDVRVNMVTPALFAAYPTAEALSVAPIEHVEALVRTTGFFRAKAKSLVGMANRLVDKHCGEVPRTIAELVPLPGVGRKTANVILGNAFDINEGVVVDTHVQRLSRRLGLTREPDPIGIEKELMPLFPQQDWALLSHLLIWHGRRTCFARKPECGRCVVHDVCPSAGVAE; translated from the coding sequence ATGGCCCGTGCATCAAACAGCAGTCCCCGTCAGCCGCTCAGCGTGAAGAAGCCGGCCAAGGCGGCGACGAAGTCGAAGGGGCCGAGCAAGGCGGCGCCGGTGGTGCCAAAGACACGCAAGACGTCAAAGACGTACGGCCTCAAGCCGTCGCAGCGGGCGGCGCCGGTGGCGAAGAGCCCGCGCACCAAGGCGGACAAAAAGCAGGTGGCGGCGGTGGTGCTGGAGCGGCTCAAGGCCGAGTATCCCGATGCGCACTGCGAGCTCGATCACACCAATGCCTTTGAGCTGTTGTGCGCCACCATTCTGTCGGCGCAGTGCACCGACGTCCGGGTGAACATGGTGACCCCGGCATTGTTTGCTGCGTACCCCACGGCGGAGGCGCTGAGTGTGGCGCCCATTGAGCATGTGGAGGCGCTGGTGCGCACCACCGGGTTCTTCCGGGCCAAGGCCAAGAGCCTGGTGGGGATGGCCAACCGGCTGGTGGACAAGCACTGCGGGGAGGTGCCGCGGACCATCGCCGAGCTGGTGCCGTTGCCGGGGGTGGGGCGGAAGACGGCCAACGTGATTCTGGGGAACGCCTTTGACATCAACGAAGGCGTGGTGGTGGACACCCACGTGCAGCGGCTGTCTCGGCGGCTTGGGCTGACCCGTGAGCCCGACCCCATTGGGATTGAGAAAGAGCTGATGCCGCTTTTTCCGCAGCAGGACTGGGCGCTACTGAGCCATTTGCTGATCTGGCACGGCCGCCGGACCTGTTTTGCCCGCAAGCCGGAGTGCGGGCGGTGCGTGGTGCACGATGTCTGCCCGAGCGCCGGGGTGGCGGAGTAG
- a CDS encoding PHP domain-containing protein: MDCRSAGHALNQIAVLLELHGEDTFTVKAMQLAARSTAALGERELPEALRRELAGPDALAPAALEVLRDLAESNSSSLLERLQEETPEGLMEMLRVPGLGPARIRSIHDNLHIDSLQELEQAAQDGRLAALPKFGARTADKVLKGLADLRATGAYVLWQHARAEAERVADALRDHADVLELAIAGSIRRRMEIVRDVDIVAAVRGSPSIVAASLAQLRGVKEVFGGGGRSLALRLDNGVRVDLACVRPEQFALALWRATGSMAHVKQVTERAATLGFTLTNDELRDADGAVVSIATEQALYEQLNMSYVPPEQREAAGEVEAAARGALPLLVQEHDLRGALHCHSQYSDGAATIEQMSRAAYARGLRYLGVSDHSQSNTYAGGLSRDRILEQHAEIDALNASFAAEGLAFRVLKGIEADILPCGRVDYDAAFLDHFDFVIGSVHTRYGMNAEQMTNRVLKALDDPHLTILGHPTGRLLLTREPYAINLEPIMEKAAQVGVAIELNADPHRLDIDWRACRIAAEKGAMVSIGPDAHSPQGFDNLELGVAVARKGWLSATNVLNTRSAEEVMAFAAARRSGAGVTSLSPARLRVV; this comes from the coding sequence ATGGATTGCCGCTCCGCTGGTCACGCGTTGAATCAGATTGCCGTGCTTCTCGAGTTGCACGGCGAAGACACGTTTACCGTGAAGGCCATGCAGTTGGCGGCGCGGTCTACGGCGGCGCTGGGTGAGCGCGAATTGCCGGAGGCGCTGCGGCGGGAGCTGGCCGGGCCCGATGCCCTCGCGCCGGCGGCGCTGGAGGTGCTGCGTGACCTCGCCGAGAGCAACAGCTCGTCGCTGCTGGAGCGCTTGCAGGAGGAGACTCCGGAAGGGCTCATGGAGATGCTGCGGGTGCCGGGGTTGGGCCCGGCGCGCATTCGCTCCATTCACGACAATCTGCACATTGATTCGCTGCAGGAGCTCGAGCAGGCGGCGCAGGACGGCCGGTTGGCGGCGCTCCCCAAGTTCGGGGCGCGTACGGCCGACAAGGTGCTCAAGGGGTTGGCCGATTTGCGGGCCACGGGCGCGTATGTGCTCTGGCAGCATGCGCGCGCGGAAGCCGAGCGTGTGGCCGATGCGCTGCGCGACCATGCCGATGTGCTGGAGCTCGCCATTGCCGGCAGTATTCGTCGCCGCATGGAGATTGTGCGCGACGTGGATATCGTGGCGGCGGTGCGCGGGTCCCCCAGCATTGTGGCGGCGTCGCTGGCGCAGCTGCGTGGCGTGAAGGAAGTGTTTGGCGGCGGCGGACGTTCGCTGGCGTTGCGGCTCGACAATGGTGTGCGGGTAGACCTGGCCTGTGTGCGGCCCGAACAGTTTGCGCTGGCGCTCTGGCGCGCGACCGGGAGCATGGCGCACGTAAAGCAGGTCACCGAGCGCGCCGCCACGTTGGGCTTTACGCTCACCAACGACGAACTGCGCGACGCCGATGGTGCGGTGGTGAGCATTGCCACCGAACAGGCGCTGTACGAACAGCTGAACATGAGCTACGTGCCCCCCGAGCAGCGCGAGGCAGCGGGTGAAGTGGAGGCGGCGGCGCGTGGGGCCCTGCCCCTGCTGGTGCAGGAGCACGATTTGCGCGGGGCGTTGCACTGTCATTCGCAGTACAGCGACGGGGCGGCCACCATTGAGCAGATGTCGCGCGCCGCGTATGCGCGCGGTCTGCGCTATCTGGGGGTGAGCGATCACTCGCAGTCCAACACTTACGCCGGCGGTCTGTCGCGCGATCGTATTCTGGAGCAGCACGCCGAAATCGATGCACTGAACGCGTCGTTCGCCGCTGAAGGGTTGGCATTCCGAGTGCTCAAGGGGATCGAGGCCGACATTCTCCCCTGCGGGCGCGTGGACTACGACGCGGCGTTTCTCGATCACTTTGATTTCGTGATCGGGTCGGTGCACACGCGCTACGGCATGAACGCGGAGCAGATGACCAACCGCGTACTCAAGGCGCTCGACGATCCGCATCTCACCATTTTGGGACACCCCACGGGGCGGCTGCTGCTCACGCGTGAGCCGTACGCCATCAACCTCGAGCCTATTATGGAGAAGGCGGCGCAGGTGGGGGTGGCGATTGAGCTCAACGCCGACCCGCATCGACTCGACATTGATTGGCGCGCCTGCCGCATTGCCGCCGAAAAGGGCGCGATGGTAAGCATCGGTCCCGACGCCCATTCGCCGCAGGGGTTCGACAACCTCGAACTCGGCGTGGCCGTTGCGCGCAAAGGCTGGCTCTCGGCGACAAACGTGCTCAATACCCGGTCTGCCGAAGAGGTCATGGCCTTTGCGGCGGCGCGGCGCAGTGGTGCCGGTGTGACGTCGTTGAGCCCGGCGCGACTGCGGGTGGTGTAG